Below is a genomic region from Ciona intestinalis chromosome 14, KH, whole genome shotgun sequence.
AGagattgtaatttaaaatgctTGAGGTAAGACTGCCGTATTTGTATTCAGCGACTGGGGTTATATGGTACTGGTTACGACTGGGGTTATATGGTACTGGTTACGACTGGGGTTATATGGTACTGGTTACGACTGGGGTTATATGGTACTGGTTACGACTGGGGTTATATGGTACTGGTTACGACTGGGGTTATATGGTACTGGTTACGACTGGGGTTATATGGTACTGGTTACGACTGGGGTTATATGGTACTGGTTACGACTGGGGTTATATGGTACTGGTTACGACTGGGGTTATATGGTACTGGTTACGACTGGGGTTATATGGTACTATAAGTAGAAGGCTTAGGTTTCTTACAGGGCTCGTTATGGAAGACCAGAGTTTCTGGAACTAAGATAACCCAGAtaacaaaagttattataatcTGGGTTAAAATGTCTGTAACCACCAGAACACATTccaataaactttaattattttttcgagCTGGAATGGCAATCTAATAAATCTTCGCTTAAATCCAGCCCTTGCTTATACACCTTGTTCAGCTACCTtgaggttttatttatttatttctaaggatttactttaaacttatattatttttgtgtttttatgaaaatttccCCATTTTGTGCAATTTGCCAATGTAGTATGTGCACCATAGTACTTTCTTACCATAAGACAGTACTATGTGTAGTAACTACAGATACTGTAAAATGTAATGCGCTTTTACGTTTGGCTTCTCAGTATAGCAACGCCTCCTCCTAACAGTTACATGCCACGCAGTTAGTACAAGGCCTATACATCTACATTGTTTGGTCTAAAACATGGCCagacttgtttttattaactgCTTTAAAGTTTGACAAACTGTGTGACAAAATCGCCAAGTCATCCGTGTTATAAACctcactaaaaataaaatatgatagGGCTCTAATGCTTGTATTTTGCGTATAGGTAGCTAAGAAAGCCACTGCAGTATTTATTCTGTTGTTATTTTCTGATATTAtgcagaataaaacaaaattgcaaACGTTCTATGTGTTTTGATGAAATTCTAACTGCGCATTGTCTATGGACAATTCCTATTGTTtccgttttttaaatttcccgCGCATCCATAAACAACCTATTCATTTTCATACATTTCTCCGGTGCtgaaacactttaaaaatttaagacAGCCGAACTgccgtttttattttaactttttgtgcACTATCAGCGGCTTAGCTTATAACTGCTGGAGTACTATCCTCAGATGCATTAAATTAAGCAGTTAGATATGTTTTTACACGCAGGATGaaccaataaataaataaacgtgtagtagggtggggggagatgggacacctttagcacataatatccacaattaacaaccgtgcatgggagttgtgaggatacagttaaataattctttgaatgttttttgcttactaccaaattggaagagaaaatagaaataacaggtatcccatctcccccaccctatactatatatatcctCGGGTGGAGGGCGACAACATTCCCTATAACATGGTTACCGTATTTTATATacgctcgcttacgagttacaataCTGGTCCTGCACGTTTATAGTGTTGTTCCTTCAGCTATAAGGTATAATTGCATTGTTCCGGTAGTGCGTAACACCCTAACTTAATATACTTCCAACACATTGTTATAAATCAAAGACACAGTGTCTTGTACAACtataatattactttatatacACAATTAGTATCTATGCACAACGGACATCAGTATTTACAGGGTCGCATAGTAGGGTAGGACTGGTATATACTGTGTAGAATAAAATATCTCGTATTTCCTACCATGGTGCTTTCAAAACAAAGCTTTGAAAGTCTTGGTTATACGGttataaaaatctgttttctttgtttaccaccaaatagcACCATAAAAGAAAATGTCATTTTCGTTCACTAGTTAGAAATAAAGTCTTATCCCAGAAGTTGTATGGTATTATCTTTTTTCAGCTGAATGTATATCAACAGGAAAGCCTTAAGCAACTTGTTGTTCGATGGTGTATCTTCGCTTTCCATCAATAAAAACAGTGGAAGGTAAAAACTCGAACGTATAGTGGCTGTGAAAGAACAGATTAGTAATCGATTGTAAAATTGATCAGTTACCAATTAACATGAAAACTAAACATACAGGTTtagttgaatgaatggatgaatgtaacttgctttatcctcgtgacagaaaaactacagtcgttataacactggtgttctgtttcatacagctcgtgtcagcttacgagttaccacgtatgtaactttgggaACCTGTTATTTTGTGTGGCTGTCAGTTCATACAACCCATTTGCGACACCCATTAGTGaacattgggttggagcaattgccgttaagcgtTTTGTCACATACGTCTATAATGGTaagcgacgagccttaaacccgtAACCtatgggttagaggcaggcgggCTAAACAACTGACAGTTATACACTTACATGGTGACGATGAAAGTGGTCGTCTGGTTATTGGGTCGATATTTGGATGTTGCTTTCCATAATCCCTTAACAGTAGAAGCGGCAGGAGATTTTTAGATGCACCACCTCCCAAGTTTCTGTTGTTCAAAAGAAGAAACGAGGTAAATGTGTTAAATCTACCGTTACGTCCAGAGCTACTAATCATTCCGGTTCTTGCCGGATCTCCTATTGTCAGCAACCAAAATCTAGCCATGTCCAAACCCCCAGTGCTTTCGGACGATCCATTGTTGGCCAAAAGAAGTCGCAAAATATTACTTGTGTTCGATATTGGTGAAATTGGTTGACCAGTAACTGGATCTATCCTTGTTTGTTGTCCATTACCAGCCATGCTCGGCATaagaaaagacaaaatattattcatattcgATCGATCTGGAATTGGTAGACCAGTAACTGGATCTGTCCTTCTTTGTTGTCCATTTCCACCCATGCTCGACAACAGATTGGAAAGCGTTGCAGGAATTGGTTGACCAGTAACTGGATCTGTCCTTCTTTGTTGTCCATTTCCACCCATGCTCGACAACAGATTGGAAAGCGTTGCAGGAATTGGTTCACCAGTAACTGGATCTGTCCTTCTTTGTTGTCCATTTCCACCCATGCTCGACAAAAGATTGGAAAGCGTTGCAGGAATTGGTTGACCAGTTAAAGGGTTGATGTTTGTTGGTGCTCCAAGGCCACCACCTTTGCTCAATAAAAAATGAGCCAAGAAATTAATTGAGGAACCGTTGGGGAAGAGAAGAGGGAGAATTCTAGACATAGAACCACATCTTTGTATGACGTTTATTCCAGAATCATCCAAATCTTTGATCATTACCAGAAGCAAAAGTTTGGTTGTGTCCACACCTCTGGAGCATTCAGGTGGCTTGTTCTGGTCAAGAAAAAGAAGTGGTAGCATACTGCATATCATTGGTGTGATCCTTTTTCGGCCGGTCAATGGATCAATTATTGGTTCCTGTTGTCTTCCAAGATCACTTCCGCTCAACAAAAGAAGAGGCAAGAGACTATTTCTGAATGAACCACCTTCCTAAGCTGTTGTTGGACaaaagaagaagaggaagaatgCTGGAGAGTCCACCGCTGCCTCCCAAACCACCAGTTGATCCGGTACCAGTTCCAGATCCTCCCAAACCTCCACCCATGGCAAGCAACAAAAGTGTGGTTGTGTCCAAACTGCCGGTGCTTCTAGATGGCCCAGTGTTGCCGAGAGGAAGAGGTGGCAACAAACTGTTCAAGCTTGATGATGTAGATGGCACTGGTTGACCGGTGACTGGgtcaattgttgttgtttgtccTCCAAGACCACCTCCGCTCATCAAAAGAAGAGGCAAGAGACTGCTGGATGAACCACCTCCTAAGCTGTTGTTGGACaaaagaagaagaggaagaatgCTGGAGAGTCCACCGCTGCCTCCCAAACCACCAGTTGATTCAGTTCCAGATCCTCCCAAACCTCCGCCCATGGTAAGCAACAAAAGTGTGGTTGTGTCCAAACTGCCGGTGCTTCTAGATGGCCCAGTGTTTCCGAGAGGAAGAAGTGGCAACAAACTGTTCATGCTTGATGATGTAGATGGCCCTGGTTGACCGGTGACTGGgtcaattgttgttgtttgtccTCCAAGACCACCTCCGCTCATCAAAAGAAGAGGCAAGAGACTGCTGGATGAACCACCTACCTAAGCTGTTGTTGGACaaaagaagaagaggaagaatgCTGGAGAGTCCACCGCTGCCTCCCAAACCACCAGTTGATTCAGTTCCAGATCCTCCCAAACCTCCGCTCATGGTAAGCAGCAAAAGTGTGGTTGTGTCCA
It encodes:
- the LOC113474854 gene encoding uncharacterized protein LOC113474854; protein product: MNNILSFLMPSMAGNGQQTRIDPVTGQPISPISNTSNILRLLLANNGSSESTGGLDMARFWLLTIGDPARTGMISSSGRNGRFNTFTSFLLLNNRNLGGGASKNLLPLLLLRDYGKQHPNIDPITRRPLSSSPSTIRSSFYLPLFLLMESEDTPSNNKLLKAFLLIYIQLKKDNTIQLLG